A genome region from Fibrobacter sp. includes the following:
- a CDS encoding TIGR02221 family CRISPR-associated protein yields MSNKFIAFLGTNIYKRCNYCFSDNTVVKGVRFIQEAVISHACKDWNKEDEILVFLTKDAEKKNWKDGGHNKEKDEYGLPINGLETQLKTLNLKARIRPVTDVPEGNSEKEIWDIFSIVERNIEKGDTLWFDITHGFRSLPMLVMVLLQYLNTLKNINVGGIFYGAFETLGAIKEVESFPLVTRNAPVFNLTAFHAMQTWAAGVDVFNRFGDAGRIKEALREYCKPLLKESKGKNPTAIRMRGLAEILDKTGLLFGTARGSEIVEGGKFREIKDIVGELRDDQNVYPPLKTLMETISAKFADFRENDIVNGFTAVKWCIDHDLIQQGITLLQETIITWICEENGFNWQIKDNRELVSCAFNIIAQKIPSVKWNKLSSERSEDSIKIQESIGLKKDLTANYSRLSELRNDINHSGYRDNAKGVEKFKSGLKEIFEDVMKIVNGK; encoded by the coding sequence GGAAGCGGTTATTTCACATGCTTGTAAAGATTGGAATAAAGAAGACGAAATATTGGTTTTTTTGACAAAAGATGCGGAAAAGAAAAACTGGAAGGATGGTGGTCATAATAAGGAAAAAGATGAGTATGGTCTGCCAATCAATGGTTTGGAAACACAACTGAAAACTTTGAATCTTAAAGCACGAATTAGACCTGTTACAGATGTTCCTGAAGGAAACAGTGAGAAAGAAATTTGGGATATCTTTTCCATTGTTGAGAGAAATATAGAAAAGGGAGATACACTCTGGTTTGACATAACACATGGCTTCAGATCTCTTCCTATGCTGGTAATGGTACTTCTCCAGTATCTAAATACATTGAAGAACATTAATGTAGGTGGAATATTCTATGGAGCCTTTGAAACTCTGGGGGCAATTAAAGAAGTAGAAAGCTTCCCCCTTGTGACTAGAAATGCACCGGTATTCAATCTAACAGCTTTCCATGCAATGCAGACGTGGGCGGCCGGGGTTGATGTATTTAACAGGTTTGGTGATGCAGGGAGAATTAAAGAGGCCTTGAGAGAATATTGTAAACCATTATTGAAAGAATCCAAAGGGAAAAACCCTACTGCAATAAGAATGAGAGGTCTTGCGGAAATTCTTGATAAAACGGGTTTGCTTTTTGGTACAGCACGGGGTTCAGAAATAGTAGAGGGTGGTAAGTTCCGTGAAATTAAAGATATTGTCGGTGAATTGCGTGATGATCAGAATGTATATCCACCACTTAAAACGCTCATGGAGACGATATCCGCGAAATTTGCTGATTTCAGGGAAAATGATATTGTTAACGGGTTTACTGCAGTAAAATGGTGTATCGACCATGACCTGATTCAGCAGGGCATTACTCTTCTTCAGGAAACTATTATTACTTGGATTTGTGAAGAAAACGGGTTTAATTGGCAAATAAAAGATAATAGAGAACTTGTTTCCTGTGCATTTAATATAATTGCGCAAAAAATACCTAGTGTGAAATGGAATAAGTTATCCAGTGAAAGGTCTGAGGATTCAATAAAGATCCAGGAATCTATCGGTCTTAAAAAAGACCTGACTGCCAATTACAGCAGGCTGTCAGAACTGCGCAATGATATAAATCACAGTGGATATCGTGATAATGCAAAGGGTGTGGAAAAGTTTAAATCGGGGCTGAAAGAAATTTTTGAGGATGTTATGAAAATTGTAAATGGGAAATGA